The nucleotide window aattcaaaagagaagctgataataaaaaaatatggactAAATATGCTCAAAGTAATCAAacgaataataaaaatgtttatgtatattattgacCCAGGCTCGCTATCAGGGTGACATAGATGGCGAATCTATGGTTTTCAATCGCCCACCGTCATGCATCAAAACCGTGTTGTTATTTCTAATTGCTGTCGTAGTCATGATGATGGGCCTACTTGGTGGATTTACTCTATATCGCGCTTATGCACCCACTACTTCGAATTTACATTACCGTGCACTTTGCGACATTCCATATATGCAGACTGGTAATATAACTATACCGCGTCTGTATGAGGAACGTGATGAGCTAGATTGGCGTAACCTTTTTTCGCGTTTTACAAACTACAACGGCAATAACGACTTGAGTGATGATTTCTTCCGTGAGGAAATCGATGTGGATATGAGCGATTCAGAAAGTTTCGCAAAAATTGATGTACCCGATTTCAAAGATGGACGGCGGGGACGTTTTATGCATGATTTTAAAAAGAATCAATCGGCAATTATTGATACCACTGCAAATCGTTGCTTCATAATGCCACTTGACCGTGACACAACATTACCACCAAAGAGTTTTGTAGATTTAATGCAAAAGATGGGTTCAGGATACTACAACATCGACACTGATCGCGTTCGTCGCAATATGCGTGTAGTTACCCCGCCTGTAACTGATCTCTCAATGATCTCAGAGAGAATTGCTAATGAATGCTATGATATGAGAGTTTACATGCTGGAGAACTACGTTTCAGGAGGTTAGTATAATTACTAATTTTGGttattaaatacttttattaagtcacaatatttgtaaataaacacTTACAAATACAACTCttcaatttatgtaattttcagtatttaaaCGTGAAGCTATTCCTGTGGCAGAAACTGACAGGTTCACTGAATTCATGGGCAAAGGTGTGGTTGAATTTAATTTGATAAATATGAATGATATAGAGGAATTTGAACGGAAGCAGCAGTAAAATCCTTCAAAACTTGTTTAGAAATCTTATACATTAATTGCGGTGCTTGCAAGCATTTTTGTAGAATGTAGTTTGTATGATTGTAAAACTTGATGTTGATAAATTAGCGGCtgtattcaaatttattaaccgaaaaaaaaatttattttttcttatataattaACGACTGAATTACCCTTACCTTATATATTCCTAACAAATTATTGTATGGAGGGTATTTGCAAAATTAGGCAATATCTACTATTATTGTATTAAtatattcgtttttttattatttcgaaattatCATTATTAGAAAATTGGAGTCCATCGATTTGTATTGACTTTATTATTACTTCAAAAATGTAATGTAAATTGACGATAATATTTCCGATTGattcaaatttgtattttataaactttacatCCGACCTTATTTTaatcacttttttaaataaaatcgaaataacAATCAAAAATGCATCAAGTTAAGCGATCAAGTATGgttaacaaatacaacaaaaacaaaatgaaaatttaatgacaAACAAATTGAACATACGTATTTTAAAGAACCCGAAATATTATCAATTATTGTGCATAAGAAACAATTGCGTAcctaaaagaaaattaattgtgacaaatattaaaaacgtgCTAGAATAAATGTATGCTCATCATGcatctgtatgtatgtcatGAACTCGAAGTGTGGCAGAACTAACTTCTGTTGGTATCAGGTGGTGGCACGTTGTTAAGAAAATTTCGATAGTCTTCAATATgactacaataaaaaaatcaataccGAACTACAATGTCACACAATTTATACATTATAATAATTTCCTAATACAACTTTACAAATGCTTTTATGTAGTAACATACTTTATATATTCCAATGTACTATAATAATTAtcaatatattcatatttttattggcCAATTTTAAACcacaaattattttacataatttaaaaaagtattgtaTTGTAATCGAATGTGATGCACTAGTtccattttatataatttgaaaagtgcccctctatatattttataatctaTGCATATGATTGCAAAGTTTTGAATCGTTTGCAACTATTACTAAAGAAAGCACTCtctattttcaacaaaaaaatgagttgatcaatttcaaatttgaacATATCAACATAATTGCTTTTTACTATTGATTCGatatttaataacaacaaaaaatacaataaatcaaattttcaatGTTAAAATATGATGTTAATAAAGGAAAATCACCTTCAGTCTTAAtccttttgtttcaatatcaaaTTTCTCCTCTTGTAGCGATGTCCTTAATTAGGTTAAGTTAGCTAATAGTACCAGGTTGTCTTGCTATACGCAGACGTAATGGGTCTAATGCCAGAAGGAGGTTCAGTATAATTTGAGCTGAGGCATTCTAATTACCGctgttgcgaatttacttacGTAAATTCTGTACCCGacgaatgaaatttttgaaaagctctCTCTTCAGCTTTTTTCTTTCCCAGAATGCTCTTTTAGCCCAGAACCCAGTACATATGCGGTCACTTTCCGGCATCCATCTCCTGCATGTTCATAATTAAGAACTGAGACATTCAaagtttttttgatttatttattttgctcagTTTACTTAA belongs to Bactrocera dorsalis isolate Fly_Bdor chromosome 1, ASM2337382v1, whole genome shotgun sequence and includes:
- the LOC105223581 gene encoding integral membrane protein 2B produces the protein MTILTKPSNEKKGEKVPLPLALGGHDDASSFRGGAAHGNLLGARYQGDIDGESMVFNRPPSCIKTVLLFLIAVVVMMMGLLGGFTLYRAYAPTTSNLHYRALCDIPYMQTGNITIPRLYEERDELDWRNLFSRFTNYNGNNDLSDDFFREEIDVDMSDSESFAKIDVPDFKDGRRGRFMHDFKKNQSAIIDTTANRCFIMPLDRDTTLPPKSFVDLMQKMGSGYYNIDTDRVRRNMRVVTPPVTDLSMISERIANECYDMRVYMLENYVSGVFKREAIPVAETDRFTEFMGKGVVEFNLINMNDIEEFERKQQ